The following coding sequences lie in one Thiothrix unzii genomic window:
- a CDS encoding recombinase family protein: MANYAYLRVSTDQQDLDNQRHGILEYANQNGITGVQFVEDSVSGKVKWRERRIGDLLLKTMQPGDTVIFAEISRMARSTLQVLEMLEHATTTNFHVHVAKQRMRFDDSMNSKITATVLGLAAEIEREFISLRTKEALAKRKADGMTLGRPKGKAETVKLDAHREEIKRYLAKDISKRAIAKLVDCSKSTLYNWLEREGLNKKKPKAKPKATETTP, from the coding sequence ATGGCAAATTACGCATACTTGCGCGTCAGTACTGACCAACAGGACTTGGACAACCAACGCCACGGCATCCTTGAGTATGCCAACCAGAACGGCATCACGGGCGTACAGTTCGTGGAGGATTCGGTAAGTGGTAAAGTGAAATGGCGGGAACGGCGCATTGGTGACTTGCTGCTGAAAACCATGCAGCCGGGGGATACCGTGATCTTTGCGGAAATTTCGCGTATGGCCCGGTCAACCTTGCAGGTTTTGGAAATGTTGGAACATGCCACCACCACCAACTTCCATGTTCACGTTGCCAAGCAGCGGATGCGTTTCGATGACTCTATGAACTCGAAAATCACCGCCACGGTGTTGGGGCTGGCGGCAGAGATCGAGCGTGAATTTATTTCCCTGCGTACCAAAGAAGCACTGGCGAAACGCAAAGCCGATGGTATGACTTTGGGTAGACCGAAGGGCAAAGCGGAAACGGTGAAACTCGATGCCCACCGCGAAGAAATCAAACGCTACCTTGCCAAGGACATCAGCAAACGTGCCATTGCCAAGCTGGTGGATTGTTCCAAGTCCACGCTTTACAACTGGCTGGAAAGGGAGGGGCTGAATAAGAAGAAACCCAAAGCCAAGCCCAAGGCAACAGAAACCACACCATGA